In Lactuca sativa cultivar Salinas chromosome 5, Lsat_Salinas_v11, whole genome shotgun sequence, the DNA window AGAGAAAAGGCGAGAGAAAGATAAGGATTCGAATGGTCAGTCCGGGAGGAAAGAGAGAGCTTCTGCAGCAAATCCCGACACCAGCAACAAtggcggaggtggtggtggtggagagcCACAAAATGGGGTTTCTCAAAAGGTGGAAAAAGACGCGAATGCGAGGCCGAGAGGAGAGAGAAGACGCTCAAAGCCTAATCCTAGACTGAGTAATCCACCGAAGAACATCCATGGCGAACAGGTGGCTGCTGGGTGGCCTGCTTGGTTGTCTGCTGTTGCCGGAGAAGCCATTAATGGCTGGATTCCTAGGAGGGCTGATACTTTTGAGAAAATCGACAAGGTAAGTAGTTATAATTTCATTTATCAAATTTCTTGATATTACAAATTCTCTAAAACGTGATATGAAAATCTGATAGATTGGGCAAGGCACATACAGCAACGTGTACAAAGCCAAAGATACAATGACAGGAAAAATAGTCGCATTAAAGAAAGTTCGATTTGACAATTTGGAGCCTGAAAGTGTGAAGTTTATGGCAAGAGAGATTTTGATATTAAGGCGTTTAGATCATCCAAATGTTGTGAAACTGGAAGGATTGGTTACATCAAGAATGTCTTGTAGTTTGTATCTTGTTTTTGAATACATGGAACATGATTTAGCTGGACTTGCTGCTAGTCCTACAATCAAATTCACAGAGCCCCAGGTTTAGATTTTTAAGAAACTTGGTCATTTTAAATAACTGTgattggggtatttattttttaaacaatTTGTGAATGTTGTTTTTTAGGTGAAATGCTACATGCATCAACTGTTATCTGGGCTTGAACATTGTCATAATCGACATGTGTTACATCGTGATATCAAGGGGTCGAATCTTCTTCTTGATAATGGAGGAAGTTTAAAGATTGCTGATTTTGGTCTTGCATCCTTTTTTGATCCTAATCACAAACAACCAATGACTAGTAGAGTTGTTACATTATGGTATAGGCCACCTGAGCTTCTTTTAGGGGCAACTGATTATGGTGTAGGGGTGGATTTATGGAGTGCAGGGTGCATTTTAGCAGAGTTATTGGCTGGAAAACCTATCATGCCTGGTCGTACAGAGGTAACTAAATTTATATTCCATCATCATGTTTCAAGAAAATTACATTTATTGTCCCTTAGTATAGCTGCttcttgcaattttggtccccCAAAAAAGTTCTTTTTGGTCCTTATCTTCTAATGTTTTTGGTCTATattccaagtaaaatgactattttgatTTGTGAGTATATTtggtttttgcaattttggttccAAAAAAGTGTTTTCTTGGCTTTTTGGTTCTTATTTGAGGTTCTTGTAATGTTTTTGCAATTTTTGTCTTTATTTGAGGTTCTCGTGATGTTTTTGCAGTTTTTGTCTCTATTTAAGGTTCTTGAAGTGTTTTTGCAGTTTTTGTCTATTTAAGGTTCTTGTAGTGTTTTTGCAGTTTTGGTCTTTCTCTGAAGTTCCTGATATGTTTTTGGTCCCTGTTGTAAGTAAAAAGATTATTTTTGGTCCATGAGTATTgctgatttttgcaattttggtcccaaatGTGGAGTCATTTTACTTTgaacagggaccaaaaatgttacAAAAACCTCAAATAAGGGACCAAAATTGCAACTGCACTTTTTGGGACTAATATTGAAAAAATTAGTTATACCCATGGACCAAAAATGAAATTTACTCTTCTTATATTGGATTTATATATAGAAGCATGTTCACTAAAGAACTAGTTTTCATGAGAGAACTACATAATTCAATCTTGACCCTTGGATGAAAACAATAAAAGGAATGgttttatatatatgttataagtAGTGAAGTTTTTTGTTAACAGAATTATAAAATTAGACATAGTTAAAGCTTATTAAGAGCAAAATAAGATTATAATATAAGTATGCCTTCTAGTTAGTTtttgaaaataatataataatttttttttgtcatattACTTGTTGTAGGTGGAGCAGCTTCACAAGATTTTCAAGTTATGTGGGTCCCCTTCTGATGAATATTGGAAAAGGTCAAAGTTGCCACATGCAACTATTTTTAAGCCTCAACAGTCATATAAAAGATGCATAGCTGAAACTTTTAAAAATTTCCCACCTTCATCATTGCCTTTGATTGATACCCTTCTTGCAATTGATCCTGCTGAACGTCAAAATGCAACTGCTGCTTTGAGAAGTGAAGTCAGTATCcatgtttacatttttttttctccTTTCTATTTAGTATAATTTATCTGTAAAAATATTTGAAACTGTTTGACAGTTAAGATATTTATATCTATCAGTTTTATCCTTATGAAttgttaaaatattttaaaaaattttaaaatgaaatttttgaaaaGCCAACCCATTAAGAGGAAACAAGAGGTTTTCATCATTTTTTAATTCTAAGGtttttacccataatagcaatgttgtattttctttttattactAATGGCAACGTAACTACATTTTGCTACCAATATTATTTTCTTACAGTGTATTGTTTTGCAGTTTTTTACAACAAAACCGTATGCCTGTGATCCTTCAAGCCTTCCAAAATATCCACCTAGCAAGGAGATGGATGCCAAATTACGTGATGAAGAAGCTAGAAGGTCAGTATACTTTTGCATTACAAATgcaaaagaaatttaaaaattatttacTTTGAAAAATATACCCAACCATAGCACTTTACTATCTTTTATTTTTCTCAATAGGACATTATACTTTGGAAAAGAAAATGACGTTGCTATAGTTGGGTAGATTTTTTTTAAGTACAATGCTGTAATTAAATGAAATGAAAGTAGTATGctatcataaacacatatatgAAATGAAAGTATGTGTtgttattctttatttattaacTTAAATGTGAAATTATTTGTAGATTGAGAGCTGTTGGAAAAACAAATGCGGATGGAGCGAAGAAGAGTCGCACACGTGAAAGATCTGCAAGGGCTATGGCTGCTCCAGAAGCCAATGCTGAGCTCCAAGTAAACATTGATGTATGCCAGATAAGCTTCCTTTTTTagattaattttttatattaaaatattaattttcatTTGTTGTATTACAacatttttctttgaaaaatccacTCAACTTACTTGTGgattttccaaagtataattCATACATAAGAAATAATAAAGTAAAAGTACAAGATTGATTGCTAATGAACTTTGATTTTCCAATCGAAATCcaacttttgattttatttatttattatattatatttttgcAGAGACGCCGATTGATCACACATGCAAATGCAAAGAGCAAAAGTGAAAAATTTCCGCCACCTCATCAAGACGGGACCCTCGGATATCCATTGGGCTCCTCACATCATATGGATCCAAGTTTTGACCCGCCCGATGTCCCATTCAGTTCAAATTTTTCATACGGAAAACCGCCAATTCAGACGTGGTCTGGACCATTGGCTGAAGCGGGACCCACAGGAGGGCGTACTACTGGTACAAGAAGAAAGaaacataatcataatcataatcataatcaaaatcaaaatgattCTTCATCAAAGAATAATAATTAAAACTAAGACTTCACTTCACTTGCCGGGAAACCCTTTTACATTTAGAATGAAGAGGTAAAGCTATtttgtttatttccttttccttttcgtttcttgtttttatttttattttttaatttttgttttatggGATATGGTGagaaagggtattttgggtactGTAAATGTTCTtggttttttttcttcttttggtGAAGGAGTTTTATAGGTTAGTGAATTTGAAATAAATATATTACTATTGAACAATACTTGATTATTCGACTAtatattaattgcaatttattCATTTCGAGGATAATGTTCGACCTATTTTTCTAGTGGACCATAAGGTTCTCatgtttttattgatttttattgCATTAGCAGTTCTTATAATATTGGTGTGCACATGTCAGCATCACCTTGGTATGATTGTGAAATGTTGTAACATTCTGATTTTTTAAAGTAGGTGTAAAAGTATTTGGGAGATTTTTTTAGTCGTTTAAAACTATTTGTTAAGTTAAAATTTTAGGTTAGTTTGTTAAGTTAGCAGGATAAATTTACAATGCACAATGTTTTAAAAAAGAGTTCGAACTGGCTAGCCGAACCGGTTGGATAGGAAAACCGGGGATGTGAGATTGTGAGCGGTGCAATCATGATTGATTTTATGTCAATTTCTAGACTGGATCGAACCGAACGGTTTCTTCAAAAATTGGGTTGAATTGGTTGTATCACACCAGTAAAAGAACTGTTTTAACCGGTTTATTGAACTTGTATAGTTGGATTTTATTAGTCCGTTAAAAAACAACTCATTTCAAACAAAATTTAACATTTTCGGAGTGTACACGAAGCCACAAATCGAAAGTCAACGCGTACCATTGCTAGATGTAATCGGTGGTCAAATCGGTTGAGCCGGAAACTGGTTACCAAACCGGTTCAATAAAAAAAACTGGTTTTTGAAACATTGGTTATACATCTCTTTCTGGTTAGTGGGGTCCAACATGTCAAGCAATGTCCGTTGGAAACTCTGTATTGATCTAAGGTCCGAGAGAATGTTATAATgaattaaaatgatatttttaaaaattaagtcAAAAGGTCGAAGAGAATGTTCTGATGaattaaaatgacatttttttaaaaattagctcaaaaggtctctctctctttctctctctctctctctctctctctctctctctctctctctctctctctctctctctctctctctctctctctctctctcatagaaGTAATACCCTAAAAACACTCTCTAGATACCCAATAAAGGtttacaaagtttttttttttttttctttttacatcACTGTCGTGCCAAAAATAAAGTTCACCGAACACAAAACCTTCCCGATGAATTTATTATAGGGGTTACCTTTCTCCCTATAAATAGGTGTGTTCGTAAGGATTGTAATCACCATATTTTCAAATCAATATATTTGGTGAGTTCTATTCCTTTTCATTTGTTAGTTCTCTAGAATGAACTAAGTCTTCTTTTGCTTAGTTAACGTCAATTACCTATTGTGAGTGGAAAGGTGCTGTATTTTTCCAATATTCATCGGTGTTAGGTTAAAAGTAAGTACGACGTTGGGTTTTAGGAGGAAATTCTAGATCATCAATATTCATCAGTTTTAGGTTAAAAGTAAAAAGTAAGATAGTTGGGTTTTAAGAGGAAATTCTAGATCACTTGAGGTCCAAATCcttctttttaatattttttttattgaaaagcCAAAATATAGTACTTATATTTATTGAAACAAATGAAATAGATTAAATATAATCATAAACTTAAgacttatttcaatttttattattgACATTTCCTTTCAACTATAAATGGGTAAAAGAGATTATAATTCTTTCATACTTAATATCTTTTCACAAATTGTAtcacttccagaaaacaatgtaTAATAAGTGTGCATGAGTGAGTTTGAAAAGTCAAATACGTGACATGTAGACAAGAACACTAACTAATGATTGCATGCAAACAGGCCCGGCCCAATACATGGGCGAATTGGGCTGTGGCCTAGGGCATCAAAATAATAGGGGCATTAGTTTGGTCCAATTCCTAATACTGTATATATACCTTTGGCCCAAAGTTTAATCGAAATGAGGAAACAAATCGTCATCTCAAGCGTGGGCGCGAAGCACCTTGAGAAAGCAagcgaacttctagaaaaacgtattgccgaaatcgaggattggagagccagggccggtccaattgtttttcatgccctgggcggtagaagataatagtgcccctttctatactaccgaactacaacaaaattaatgtaagaaaaaaaaaattaagcaacaccggaacaaaactgaaaaaataagtatgatttttaataagttaataaggcaaaaattgaatgtgctaaaagttttcagctccttcttgttttacggaatgaattgtatatccttcttcaaaccccaataattgattaatttggaaatgtaaaatcaaacaagatagttaaaacaatgtaacaatgaaacaattaaaatgcgtacttccaagtgcaataaaaatctactaaaaattaaacaaatgagtataatacaacatgtaaagaagtaaattaaacaaataagtaaataacaaaaactcataattaaaaaaatatacaaagaaaattttgaagtataagaagtcaaaaaaagtaaacacgtaaatagaactaggattttggcctttaaaaaaggattaaagtacaaagtccatagatacaggcaccaaaaaaaaagccaaaatcataccaaaaaactccatttaatcgtcttagaggcattccatcaaacacttactttgcaaaatttgacaggcatcaacaaaacaccacatgagcaaaataccacaagttcaagactacaaggtaaatttgtctttcaagaattcaagaaaaagggcaaaaaaaacacgaacacatgttcacttaatctattgaagggaaagggcataatcgcccttgtctttggctgatcgactctcactgagtcactgtagaaaacaaaaaatcaaatatttagaaatcagagtaaaaggcaaaaagcttgtagataacgatgacaggaggtggagattcaatttctgatttatcatttttacaggaaactaaacgcaaactaaatttgtctttatcactatatatgtttcagaaatcacaatagtaggaagcttatagtagagaaatctcagattataatgaaaagtaaagaaattcgctagcatttagtagcaagtaggtttaagagagtttgagagaaatagaaaaattataatgagaaattgagaatgatgaaacttactcaattcagacgtatgtcgattaaaggctctccaatcctcgatttcggcaatacgtttttctagaagttcgctTGCTTTCTCAAGGTGCTTCGCGCCCACGCTTGAGATGACGATTTGTTTCCTCATTTCGATTTAACTTTGGGCCAAAGGAATATATACAGTATTAGGAATTGGACCAAACTGATGCCCCTATTATTTTGATGCCCTGGGCCACAGCCCAATTCGCCCATGTATTGGGCCGGGCCTGTGGAGAGCCTTTAATCGGCATACGTCTGAATTGAGTAAGTTTCATCATTCTcaatttctcattataatttttctatttctctcaaactctcttaaacctacttgctactaaatgctagcgaatttctttacttttcattataatctgagatttctctactataagcttcctactattgtgatttctgaaacatatatagtgataaagacaaatttagtttgcgtttagtttcctgtaaaaatgataaatcagaaattgaatctccatctcctgtcatcgttatctacaagctttttgccttttactctgatttctaaatatttgattttttgttttctacagtgactcagtgagagtcgatcagccaaagacaagggtgattatgccctttcccttcaatagattaagtgaacatgtgttcgtgtttttttttgccctttttcttgaattcttgaaagacaaatttaccttgtagtcttgaacttgtggtattttgctcatgtggtgttttgttggtgcctgtcaaattttgcaaagcaagtgtttgatggaatgcctctaagacgattaaatggagttttttggtatgattttggcttttttttttggtgcctgtatctatggactttgtagtttaatccttttttaaaggccaaaatcctagttctatttacgtgtttactttttttgacttcttatacttcaaaattttctttgtatatttttttaattatgagtttttgttatttacttatttgtttaatttacttctttacatgttgtattatactcatttgtttaatttttagtagatttttattgcacttggaagtacgcattttaattgtttcattgttacattgttttaactatcttgtttgattttacatttccaaattaatcaattattggggtttgaagaaggatatacaattcattccgtaaaacaagaaggagctgaaaacttttagcacattcaatttttgccttattaacttattaaaaatcatacttattttttcagttttgttccggtgttgcttaattttttttcttacattaattttgttgtagttcggtagtatagaaaggggcactattatcttctaccgcccagggcatgaaaaacaattggaccggccctggctctccaatcctcgatttcggcaatacgtttttctagaagttcgcttgctttctcaaggtgcttcgcgcccacgcttgagatgacgatttgtttcctcatttcgattaaactttgggccaaaggtatatatacagtattaggaattggaccaaactgatgcccctattattttgatgccctgggccacagcccaattcgcccatgtattgggccgggcctgtggagagcctttaatcgacatacgtctgaattgagtaagtttcatcattctcaatttctcattataatttttctatttctctcaaactctcttaaacctacttgctactaaatgctagcgaatttctttacttttcattATAATGTGAGATTTCTCTACTATAAGCTTCCTACTATTGTGATTTCTGAAACATATATAGTGATAAAGACAAATTTAGTTTGCGTTTAGTTTCCTGTAAAAatgataaatcagaaattgaatctccatctcctgtcatcgttatctacaagctttttgccttttactctgatttctaaatatttgattttttgttttctacagtgactcagtgagagtcgatcagccaaagacaagggtgattatgccctttcccttcaatagattaagtgaacatgtgttcgtgtttttttttgccctttttcttgaattcttgaaagacaaatttaccttgtagtcttgaacttgtggtattttgctcatgtggtgttttgttggtgcctgtcaaattttgcaaagcaagtgtttgatggaatgcctctaagacgattaaatggagttttttggtatgattttggcttttttttttggtgcctgtatctatggactttgtagtttaatccttttttaaaggccaaaatcctagttctatttacgtgtttactttttttgacttcttatacttcaaaattttctttgtatatttttttaattatgagtttttgttatttacttatttgtttaatttacttctttacatgttgtattatactcatttgtttaatttttagtagatttttattgcacttggaagtacgcattttaattgtttcattgttacattgttttaactatcttgtttgattttacatttccaaattaatcaattattggggtttgaagaaggatatacaattcattccgtaaaacaagaaggagctgaaaacttttagcacattcaatttttgccttattaacttattaaaaatcatacttattttttcagttttgttccggtgttgcttaatttttttttcttacattaattttgttgtagttcggtagtatagaaaggggcactat includes these proteins:
- the LOC111887274 gene encoding probable serine/threonine-protein kinase At1g54610, which gives rise to MGCVFGREIASSGPPSSEIVVEKRREKDKDSNGQSGRKERASAANPDTSNNGGGGGGGEPQNGVSQKVEKDANARPRGERRRSKPNPRLSNPPKNIHGEQVAAGWPAWLSAVAGEAINGWIPRRADTFEKIDKIGQGTYSNVYKAKDTMTGKIVALKKVRFDNLEPESVKFMAREILILRRLDHPNVVKLEGLVTSRMSCSLYLVFEYMEHDLAGLAASPTIKFTEPQVKCYMHQLLSGLEHCHNRHVLHRDIKGSNLLLDNGGSLKIADFGLASFFDPNHKQPMTSRVVTLWYRPPELLLGATDYGVGVDLWSAGCILAELLAGKPIMPGRTEVEQLHKIFKLCGSPSDEYWKRSKLPHATIFKPQQSYKRCIAETFKNFPPSSLPLIDTLLAIDPAERQNATAALRSEFFTTKPYACDPSSLPKYPPSKEMDAKLRDEEARRLRAVGKTNADGAKKSRTRERSARAMAAPEANAELQVNIDRRRLITHANAKSKSEKFPPPHQDGTLGYPLGSSHHMDPSFDPPDVPFSSNFSYGKPPIQTWSGPLAEAGPTGGRTTGTRRKKHNHNHNHNQNQNDSSSKNNN